A genomic stretch from Coffea arabica cultivar ET-39 chromosome 10c, Coffea Arabica ET-39 HiFi, whole genome shotgun sequence includes:
- the LOC140015740 gene encoding uncharacterized protein, with the protein MPRSSRTGELIFDPEVEKTARRTRKETRRLREEQYDIAPQGLDPEVEPTNLSGDNSSDSDQEEVTMANARTLRELAAPDLNQQPLCITFPHLNDDTPFELKSGLIHLLPSFHGLPGEEPYKHLQEFDVVCNSMKPPGITEEQIKMRAFPFSLKDSAKDWLYYLPPGSITTWDQLKKKFLDKYFPASRAASLRKEICGIKQHPGESLYEYWERFKKLCTKCPQHQISEQLLIQYFYEGLLFRDRSIIDAASGGALVNKTPRGAWELIEGMAENSQQFGSREDIPTRRVNEVETSSIQQQLSELTSFVRQLAVGNTSQAKVCGVCTAVGHPTEMCPLVQEETAEQVNMAGHAPAPRKPYDPYSSTYNPGWRDHPNLSYGGNRQSNFVPNRQQGHQQQYHHRPPPPPPLSNSSPSMEEMMKQLLANQQKTDSDLQSMRNQLGQVQSLQNQMNQMAITINRLESQVQGKLPSQPEANPKNVSAMTLRSGKEVQGPEPVIPKDKDEERIEKELEEEGTDNKNAKVPSNPIPTTKTNPPPFPSRLEKPKKQDKEKEVLEIFRKVEINIPLLDAIKQVPRYAKFLRDLCANRKRLKGDERVIVGENVSAILQRKLPPKCGDPGMFTIPCRIGNTLIGKAMLDLGASINVMPKSIYASLNLGPLKETGIIIQLADRTNAYPDGLIEDVLEVFEIEGRDELEVVLTRHFESETTSRVELSEELKCVIGSLQTLPTTKDKAPVLELKPLPKHLKYVYLGEGETLPVIISAGLSKVQEEKLLRVLREHKQAIGWTIADIKGISPAVCMHRIRLEENAKPVRQAQRRLNPLMMEVVKKEILKLLDVGIIFAISDSPWVSPVQVVPKKAGVTVESNQEGELVPIRKPTGWRQCIDYRKLNAVTKKDHFPLPFIDQMVERLACRAYYCFLDGFSGYFQIAIAPEDQEKTTFTCPFGTFAYRRMPFGLCNAPATFQRCMVSIFSEYVEKIIEVFMDDFSVYGIEVDKAKIDVISTLPYPASVREVRSFLGHAGFYRRFIKDFSKIGAPLFQLLQKDVSFEFDETCKGAFNKLKELLTTSPIIQPPDWNLPFEIMCDASDYAVGAVLGQRVGKAAHAIYYASRALNGAQLNYSTTEKELLAVVFALEKFRSYLLGAKVIIFSDHAALRYLLTKKEAKPRLIRWILLLQEFDLEIRDKKGAENLVADHLSRVQVVEDDIPLREAFPEEHLFSINSSLPWYADIVNFLVTDKFPTGWPKAKRDKLRSDAKFYIWDDPYLWKRGADQIIRRCVSEVEFQSILAYCHSFACGGHFGPKRTARKVLESGFYWPTLFKDAPACVC; encoded by the exons atgccTCGCTCTTCTCGTACAGGCGAATTAATTTTCGACCCTGAAGTAGAGAAGACCGCGCGTAGAACGAGGAAAGAAACCAGGCGGCTCAGGGAGGAGCAATACGATATTGCACCTCAGGGACTTGATCCAGAGGTTGAGCCGACAAATTTGTCTGGtgacaattcaagtgattcagaCCAAGAGGAAGTCACTATGGCAAATGCACgaacactaagggagttggctgctccagatttaaatcagcagcccTTGTGCATTACTTTTCCACATTTAAATGATGACACTCCctttgaactaaaatctggtcTAATTCATCTCTTGCCATCTTTTCATGGTCTACCAGGTGAGGAGCCCTACAAGCACTTGCAAGAGTTTGACGTCGTTTGCAACAGTATGAAGCCTCCGGGAATTACTGAAGAGCAAATAAAGATGAGGGCCTTCCCCTTCTCTTTGAAGGATTCCGCAAAAGACTGGCTCTACTACCTACCGCCtggtagtatcaccacgtgggacCAACTAAAGAAAAAATTCTTGGACAAGTACTTTCCTGCGTCTCGAGCTGCGAGCCTAAGGAAGGAGATATGTGGCATCAAACAACACCCAGGCGAGTCACTCTATGAGTACTGGGAGAGGTTTAAGAAACTGTGCACCAAATGCCCTCAGCATCAGATAAGTGAGCAACTGCTCATTCAATATTTCTATGAGGGGTTGCTTTTCAGGGACAGAAGCATAatcgatgctgcaagtggaggggcatTGGTGAACAAGACTCCTCGAGGAGCCTGGGAGTTGATTGAAGGGATGGCTGAGAACTCACAGCAGTTTGGTTCAAGAGAGGACATCCCGACGCGTAGGGTGAATGAGGTAGAAACATCCTCTATTCAACAGCAACTCTCCGAATTGACATCTTTTGTGCGACAACTAGCTGTGGGGAATACATCGCAAGCCAAAGTGTGCGGGGTATGCACTGCCGTGGGTCATCCTACGGAAATGTGTCCAttggttcaagaagaaactgctgaacaggtgaacatggctggCCACGCGCCCGCGCCAAGAAAGCCGTACGACCCATACTCAAGTACCTACAATCCTGGTTGGAGGGATCACCCCAACCTTAGTTATGGAGGAAATAGGCAGTCTAACTTTGTGCCAAATAGACAGCAAGGACACCAACAGCAGTACCATCAtcgcccaccaccaccaccaccactttCAAACTCAAGTCCGTCCATGGAAGAGATGATGAAGCAATTACTTGCTAATCAACAAAAGACGGATTCAGACTTGCAAAGTATGAGGAATCAACTGGGACAGGTGCAATCAttgcaaaatcaaatgaatcaaatggCTATAACAATCAACCGGTTGGAGTCCCAAGTTCAAGGAAAGTTGCCATCTCAACCTGAGGCAAATCCAAAGAATGTAAGCGCAATGACCTTAAGGAGTGGCAAGGAAGTTCAAGGACCCGAACCGGTGATTCCTAAAGACAAGGACGAGGAACGGATTGAGAAAGAATTGGAAGAGGAGGGCACagacaacaaaaatgcaaaggTACCCTCGAACCCAATTCCTACAACTAAAACTAATCCACCTCCCTTTCCTAGCAGGTTAGAGAAACCAAAGAAGCAAGACAAGGAAAAAGAGGTCTTGGAGATCTTTCGCAAGGTGGAGATCAACATACCCCTGCTGGATGCGATTAAACAAGTACCCAGGTACGCAAAATTTTTGAGGGACCTGTGTGCCAACCGCAAGCGGTTGAAGGGGGATGAACGAGTTATAGTTGGGGAGAATGTTTCAGCAATTCTACAAAGGAAACTTCCACCAAAATGcggagatccaggtatgtttactattccTTGTAGGATAGGTAATACTTTGATTGGAAAGGCCATGTTAGACCTGGGAGCCTCAATTAATGTCATGCCAAAGTCCATTTATGCTTCCTTAAACTTAGGCCCTTTGAAAGAGACTGGGATAATAATCCAATTAGCTGACAGGACCAATGCATACCCTGACGGGTTGattgaagatgttttg gaggtttttgaaattgaaggcaGGGATGAACTAGAGGTCGTCCTGACCAGGCACTTTGAGTCCGAAACGACCTCTAGGGTAGAGTTGAGTGAAGAGCTTAAATGCGTGATTGGATCGTTGCAAACATTACCAACCACGAAAGACAAG gcacctgtCTTGGAACTAAAACCACTGCCGAAACACCTAAAGTATGTATACTTAGGTGAAGGGGAGACACTTCCAGTGATCATCTCCGCGGGTTTATCAAAGGTTCAAGAAGAGAAACTACTTCGAGTTCTTAGGGAACATAAGCAGGCGATAGGATGGACCATCGCCGACATCAAGGGAATTAGCCCTGCGGTGTGTATGCACCGAATTCGACTCGAGGAGAATGCTAAACCCGTACGGCAAGCTCAACGGAGATTAAATCCTCTCATGATGGAGGTcgtaaagaaagagattttaaaaCTGCTGGacgttggaattatatttgcaaTATCAGATAGCCCGTGGGTAAGTCCAGTACAGGTGGTCCCGAAGAAGGCAGGGGTGACAGTGGAATCAAACCAAGAGGGTGAGCTCGTACCAATTCGAAAGCCCACCGGATGGCGACAGTGTATCGATTACCGAAAGCTAAATGCCGTCACGAAAAAGGACCATTTTCCCCTCCCTTTCATTGATCAGATGGTGGAGCGATTAGCATGTCGAGCTTactattgtttcttggatggattttcaggtTATTTTCAAATTGCCATCGCACCCGAAGACCAAGAGAAGACTACTTTCACCTGCCCATTTGGGACATTTGCATACCGAaggatgccatttggattgtgcAATGCACCTGCTACCTTCCAAAGATGCATGGTAAGTATTTTTTCAGAATATGTTGAGAAAATTATTGAGGTTTTCATGGACGATTTCAGTGTATATG GTATTGAGGTTGATAAGGCAAAAATAGATGTTATATCTACTTTACCTTACCCCGCGAGTGTGCGGGAAGTTCGTTCCTTCTTGGGTCACGCAGGTTTCTATAGAAGGTTCATCAAGGACTTCTCGAAAATTGGAGCACCCTTGTTCCAACTTTTGCAAAAAGATGTATCCTTCGAATTTGATGAAACATGTAAGGGGGCATTCAATAAGTTAAAGGAGTTATTGACCACCTCACCTATTATCCAACCCCCTGACTGGAACCTCCCATTCGAGATCATGTGTGACGCCAGCGACTATGCAGTGGGTGCGGTATTGGGTCAAAGAGTAGGAAAGGCAGCTCATGCTATCTACTACGCATCTCGAGCCTTGAACGGAGCTCAATTGAACTATTCAACCACCGAAAAAGAGCTTTTAGCAGTTGTTTTTGCCTTAGAAAAATTTCGGTCTTATTTACTTGGtgctaaagttattattttttctgatcatgcagctttGCGGTATTTGTTGACAAAAAAAGAGGCAAAACCGCGATTGATACGGTGGATATTATTGCTACAGGAGTTCGACCTGGAGATCCGAGATAAGAAAGGGGCGGAGAATCTGGTAGCAGATCACTTGAGTCGAGTACAAGTCGTCGAAGATGACATCCCATTGAGAGAAGCATTCCCCGAGGagcatttattttctattaactCATCTTTACCTTGGTATGcagatattgttaattttctagtCACTGACAAATTTCCTACAGGATGGCCTAAGGCAAAGAGAGACAAGTTGAGGAGCGATGCAAAGTTCTACATTTGGGATGATCCTTACCTCTGGAAGCGGGGTGCCGATCAAATCATCCGTAGATGTGTAAgtgaagttgaatttcaatctaTTCTAGCCTATTGTCACTCTTTTGCATGTGGAGGTCACTTTGGACCAAAGAGAACGGCTCGTAAGGTGCTAGAGAGTGGATTCTATTGGCCAACTCTATTCAAGGATGCCCCTGCGTGTGTTTGTTGA
- the LOC140015742 gene encoding wall-associated receptor kinase 2-like translates to MAELGLGPQTPGSGPGPYRLGLPGEAKVLPEEVGGNPPECGILSILGKSRVVRRSGSLAGINNNTHPLYKVRSLLTIYSGQLLLPVNLTHRKTNLAVGVPSGTTLGPPLLAHPFCFAGLESALPSATRADQVSSPRGSPVLLHPTFSIARPGCQDHCGNVSIPFPFGITEGCYLNEKFFINCINSSTSVPQPVLRNSTINVTEISLEGQVHLMQYIAIDCYNENRSLFSHNSPWMRLSKRFTFNSTANKFIVVGCDAYGIVYGFGQHRSYATGCVPSCYYKEDVIDGSCSGIGCCRTDIPPGAWNINVRLTSLSRHTKVWDFNPCSYAFVVEEKAFNFSADNLTNLSVDLSLPVVADWTIEDGSCEVAQRNTTSYACSGKNSHCYEPFKGLGYRCSCDQGYEGNPYLPDGCQDIDECQKEETNNCRFGELCINVEGGYNCSCPKGYLKKDDGKGREGCTKKSHQALVAGILAGVAVGTMVLLVVCSWCLYVSKKRKMMWLKEKFFRENGGLLLQKRLNGQEESSNSPRIFSARDLEKATNNFHEGNIIGQGGFGIVYKGRLIDNKEVAIKKSKTVDPNQIEQFINEVVILSQINHKNVVKLFGCCLETEVPLLVYEFINNDTLFNHLHNKKRAREISWDIRLKIGAETAEALSYLHSAASPPIIHRDIKTTNILLDEEFTAKVSDFGASRLGLLDQDQLSTVVQGTRGYLDPEFFQTFQLTEKSDVYSFGVVLVELLTGEKPVCFNRSEGEISLSNHFLSSMKENRLFQILEDSVASDDNIDQLRQVAVLAERCLNVKGADRPSMKEAAMELVGLRITSKHSWTQGSQALNQEEIEPLIDHQEQSNPSRGGDIMLTTTYYSLQNQEIQPIAHGR, encoded by the exons aTGGCCGAGCTGGGCCTTGGCCCTCAGACCCCTGGGAGCGGCCCCGGGCCGTACCGACTAGGGCTCCCAGGGGAGGCGAAGGTCCTCCCCGAAGAGGTCGGGGGTAATCCCCCTGAGTGCGGGATACTATCTATACTGGGCAAGTCCCGCGTCGTGCGGAGGTCGGGCTCCCTTGCAGGTATAAATAATAACACACATCCACTgtacaaggtacgctcactattgaCAATTTACTCTGGACAGTTACTACTTCCCGTGAACCtcactcaccggaaaactaacttggccgtcggagtgccctcggggacaacCCTCGGGCCCCCTTTGTTAGCTCATCCTTTCTGTTTTGCAGGCTTGGAGTCAGCTCTGCCATCAGCGACCCGAGCTGATCAGGTCAGCTCTCCTAGGGGAAGTCCCGTGCTTCTTCACCCAACATTTTCTATAGCAAGGCCTGGCTGCCAAGATCATTGTGGAAATGTAAGCATTCCATTTCCATTCGGTATTACAGAAGGTTGTTACCTTAACGAAAAATTCTTTATCAACTGCATCAACTCTTCAACATCTGTCCCTCAACCAGTTCTGCGCAACAGTACAATCAATGTCACAGAAATATCTCTGGAAGGTCAGGTGCACCTTATGCAGTATATAGCAATTGATTGCTATAATGAAAACAGAAGTTTATTTTCCCACAATTCACCATGGATGAGATTATCTAAACGCTTTACCTTTAACAGTACAGCTAATAAATTCATTGTCGTTGGCTGTGATGCCTACGGTATAGTTTATGGTTTTGGTCAACACCGGAGCTACGCAACTGGATGTGTCCCTTCCTGTTATTATAAGGAAGATGTAATTGATGGCTCTTGTTCTGGCATCGGTTGCTGCCGGACAGATATCCCACCAGGGGCATGGAATATTAATGTGAGGTTGACCAGTCTTAGTAGACACACCAAGGTGTGGGATTTCAATCCTTGCAGCTATGCTTTTGTGGTCGAAGAGAAGGCTTTCAATTTTTCTGCAGATAACCTCACCAACTTGAGCGTTGATTTAAGTCTTCCCGTCGTGGCCGATTGGACCATTGAGGACGGGTCATGTGAAGTTGCCCAAAGAAACACGACCTCTTATGCATGCTCTGGTAAAAACAGTCACTGTTACGAACCTTTTAAGGGGTTGGGGTACCGTTGTTCTTGCGATCAAGGATACGAAGGCAACCCATATCTCCCTGATGGTTGCCAAG ATATTGATGAATGTCAAAAAGAAGAGACCAATAATTGCAGATTCGGAGAACTTTGCATAAACGTCGAAGGAGGCTACAATTGCTCTTGCCCGAAGGGGTACCTTAAGAAAGATGATGGAAAAGGGCGTGAAGGTTGCACTAAGAAAAGCCATCAAGCACTTGTGGCTGGTATTCTTGCAG GTGTTGCTGTGGGCACTATGGTTCTGCTAGTGGTCTGTTCTTGGTGCTTGTACgtgtccaagaaaagaaagatgatGTGGTTGAAGGAAAAATTCTTTCGAGAAAATGGAGGGCTACTCCTACAAAAGCGACTCAACGGACAAGAAGAATCCTCAAATAGCCCAAGAATTTTCAGTGCCAGAGATCTTGAGAAGGCAACAAACAACTTCCATGAAGGTAACATTATTGGTCAAGGAGGTTTTGGGATAGTCTACAAAGGTCGTCTAATAGACAACAAAGAAGTCGCTATCAAGAAGTCAAAAACAGTTGATCCCAACCAAATTGAGCAATTCATCAATGAGGTTGTGATTCTGTCACAAATTAACCACAAAAATGTAGTTAAGCTCTTTGGTTGTTGTCTCGAGACAGAGGTACCTTTACTCGTTTATGAATTTATCAACAATGACACTCTTTTTAACCATTTACACAACAAGAAGCGGGCACGTGAAATTAGTTGGGACATCCGACTGAAAATAGGTGCAGAAACTGCAGAAGCCCTCTCATATTTGCACTCCGCTGCTTCACCTCCAATCATCCATAGGGACATAAAGACCACGAACATACTTCTGGATGAGGAATTTACAGCAAAAGTATCCGATTTCGGTGCTTCAAGATTGGGCCTTCTTGATCAAGATCAACTATCTACAGTGGTGCAAGGAACTCGTGGATATCTGGACCCTGAATTCTTCCAAACATTTCAGTTGACAGAGAAAAGTGATGTTTATAGCTTTGGAGTCGTTCTTGTGGAGCTACTAACAGGGGAAAAGCCCGTATGCTTCAATAGATCAGAGGGTGAGATAAGTTTAAGCAATCATTTCCTTTCTTCGATGAAAGAAAATCGACTGTTTCAAATTCTTGAAGATTCTGTCGCGTCTGATGATAATATTGACCAATTGAGACAAGTTGCTGTGCTTGCCGAACGATGCCTAAATGTAAAAGGCGCCGACAGGCCTTCCATGAAAGAAGCAGCAATGGAACTGGTAGGGTTGCGAATCACATCAAAGCATAGTTGGACTCAAGGTTCTCAAGCTTTAAACCAAGAAGAGATTGAGCCCCTGATTGATCATCAAGAACAATCCAATCCCTCCCGTGGCGGTGATATTATGTTGACAACTACATATTATAGcctccaaaatcaagaaatacaGCCAATTGCCCATGGGAGATGA
- the LOC140015741 gene encoding uncharacterized protein, whose translation MDFWHDNWMGTGAICHQVENFQDRVLSDFVFQAQWNMRLLNQVLEPELVRQVVKIPPSSTHSSDRMMWALTQNGSFSVSSAYTLVSQASNYSWVVSHVWLKGFPIKISFFMLRLLRLHLPLMDLLHRFGVQGPSKCHCCSKPADDEVNHIFLTGDLAKVVRNRFEGVLGYLDMVSTLRHVLLRCGSFEKNGFYLPITWSAPRAGYKLNLDGCAKGNPGVSGGGGVVRDGEGRFIVGYSCFFGSLTSLHAELKATLFGVLLFVARGLQDFHVESDSLVLVQILQGTHGCPWRLQREVDELLSFKHHFREITHCYREVNKPADYLANLGTNSEQEDVFDNFRSLLATVRREIIMDTLGFPDFRRKLL comes from the exons ATGGATTTCTGGCATGACAATTGGATGGGAACTGGGGCTATATGTCATCAGgtggaaaattttcaagatcGTGTTCTGTCAGATTTTGTCTTCCAAGCGCAATGGAATATGCGACTCCTTAATCAAGTTCTAGAGCCTGAGTTAGTTAGGCAAGTTGTGAAGATTCCCCCTTCATCCACTCATAGCTCTGATAGGATGATGTGGGCTTTAACACAGAATGGTTCATTCTCGGTTTCTTCGGCTTACACGCTTGTTTCGCAGGCTTCTAATTATTCCTGGGTGGTTTCGCATGTGTGGCTGAAGGGGTTTCCTATCAAAATCTCCTTCTTTATGTTACGGTTGCTACGTTTGCATCTTCCCCTAATGGACCTGCTACATAGATTTGGGGTACAGGGTCCGTCTAAGTGTCATTGTTGTTCTAAGCCAGCAGATGACGAGGTTAATCACATATTTTTAACAGGGGATTTAGCTAAGGTGGTCAGGAATAGATTTGAGGGTGTCTTGGGATATTTGGATATGGTGTCCACATTGAGACATGTGCTGTTACGGTG TGGTAGCTTTGAAAAGAACGGTTTCTATTTACCGATTACATGGTCGGCTCCTAGGGCAGGGTATAAGTTGAATTTGGATGGTTGTGCAAAGGGGAACCCAGGAGTTAGTGGGGGTGGGGGAGTTGTGCGAGATGGGGAAGGGAGATTTATCGTCGGTTATTCCTGTTTTTTTGGGTCATTGACCAGTTTACACGCGGAGCTCAAGGCCACACTCTTTGGGGTGCTGCTCTTTGTTGCTCGAGGCTTACAAGACTTCCATGTTGAATCTGACTCACTTGTCTTGGTTCAAATACTCCAAGGGACACATGGTTGCCCTTGGAGACTCCAACGGGAGGTGGATGAATTACTCAGTTTCAAGCATCATTTCCGTGAGATAACCCATTGCTATAGAGAGGTGAACAAACCTGCTGATTATCTAGCTAACCTTGGCACAAATTCGGAGCAAGAGGATGTTTTTGACAACTTTCGTTCTTTGCTGGCTACTGTCCGTAGGGAGATCATCATGGACACTTTAGGTTTCCCTGATTTTCGTAGAAAATTACTATAG